The Lactuca sativa cultivar Salinas chromosome 2, Lsat_Salinas_v11, whole genome shotgun sequence genome includes a window with the following:
- the LOC111897473 gene encoding uncharacterized protein LOC111897473, with protein sequence MVLTRRMSRKRNHHDDASSSKKMKTDDVDVGPWSYLNHDVLSLVMMQLRVIDFLAFSGVCKTWRSATVTHRERFMASQSPMLMYISTRGNNKDKECCLTDSQGQKFKTVLPRSVGRAFVGLTCGYLILFRAKTRDFWLVNPITRHELHFPSTPSNCVFIGIPKITAVLVNSPTNTIPTTHVLVMLNIVRNELWVSKAGEGSWNHVSLRIDINYLHVFKGKIYTLCSKPGSLKVRHLCELTLDPKPKLKLLKTKNFPKRAFIFPKLLSSGENLYVMESLSVDFYNVHKLDFEKMEWVRFQETLDEGAFFLSRFRHGAVVKPDLWVDLQSQPEGCNFFEEEGCGKFFTTNQWYFPHEC encoded by the coding sequence ATGGTTTTGACACGGAGAATGAGTAGAAAACGGAATCATCATGATGACGCTTCATCTAGTAAGAAGATGAAGACTGATGATGTGGATGTGGGTCCATGGTCATACCTCAACCATGATGTGCTTTCATTAGTTATGATGCAACTCAGAGTCATCGATTTTCTTGCATTCAGTGGAGTTTGCAAGACATGGAGATCCGCCACAGTGACACATAGGGAGAGGTTTATGGCTTCCCAATCACCCATGCTGATGTATATCTCTACTCGTGGTAATAATAAAGATAAGGAATGCTGCCTAACGGATTCTCAAGGACAAAAATTCAAAACTGTGCTTCCCCGTTCTGTTGGTAGGGCTTTTGTTGGATTAACTTGTGGTTACTTGATTTTGTTCAGAGCGAAAACCAGAGATTTTTGGCTTGTGAATCCTATCACCAGACACGAACTTCATTTCCCTTCTACCCCTTCTAACTGTGTCTTTATTGGTATACCAAAGATCACTGCTGTCCTTGTCAATTCACCCACAAATACAATACCTACCACCCATGTGCTTGTTATGTTAAACATAGTACGTAATGAATTATGGGTTTCTAAAGCGGGTGAGGGATCATGGAATCATGTCTCCTTACGTATCGATATCAATTATTTACATGTTTTCAAGGGGAAAATATATACCTTATGCTCTAAACCTGGTTCGTTGAAAGTAAGACATTTATGTGAGCTTACACTCGATCCTAAACCCAAATTGAAGTTGCTCAAGACCAAGAATTTTCCTAAACGAGCCTTCATTTTCCCGAAGCTTTTAAGTTCAGGTGAAAACCTTTATGTGATGGAAAGCTTATCAGTCGACTTCTATAATGTTCACAAACTGGATTTTGAGAAAATGGAATGGGTGAGGTTTCAAGAGACGCTAGATGAAGGTGCATTTTTTCTTAGCAGATTCAGACATGGTGCTGTTGTTAAACCGGATTTGTGGGTTGACCTTCAATCACAACCCGAGGGATGTAATTTTTTTGAGGAAGAAGGATGTGGCAAATTCTTCACCACAAACCAGTGGTATTTTCCTCATGAATGTTGA